The proteins below are encoded in one region of Halalkalicoccus jeotgali B3:
- a CDS encoding MBL fold metallo-hydrolase, whose amino-acid sequence MAIGDYYPVDGCQDYYYLDTGMYDTERYGAVYIVDAERPAVIDTGIGTNYEFILSAMAEIGITPEELAVIAPTHIHLDHAGGAGYLAAECPNAEIHVHEIGAPHLVDPERLIAGTKAAVEDQWEYYAEPKPVPEERITELSGGDTIDLGDRTLEVYHAPGHAPHQVIYYDPDAAVVATGDAAGIWVPQLETVRQTSPPANFDLEACLDDGETIRALDSDTLLFGHFGPAEASDELLDTYKQVLSEWVGAVEEKRGELDDEAVIEYFVENTEMAEVWGERKARAEERLNTRGVLGYLDASAESDQ is encoded by the coding sequence ATGGCAATCGGTGACTACTACCCCGTTGATGGCTGTCAGGACTACTACTACCTCGATACCGGCATGTACGACACCGAGCGCTACGGCGCGGTCTACATCGTCGACGCCGAGCGCCCCGCCGTGATCGATACCGGGATCGGCACGAACTACGAGTTCATCCTGTCGGCGATGGCCGAAATCGGGATCACCCCCGAGGAACTCGCCGTCATCGCGCCCACTCATATCCACCTCGACCACGCCGGCGGAGCGGGCTACCTCGCCGCCGAATGTCCCAACGCCGAGATCCATGTTCACGAAATCGGCGCGCCCCATCTCGTCGATCCCGAGCGCCTGATCGCGGGGACGAAAGCGGCCGTCGAGGACCAGTGGGAGTACTACGCCGAGCCCAAACCCGTTCCTGAAGAGCGGATCACCGAACTCTCCGGGGGTGATACGATCGACCTCGGGGACCGCACGCTGGAGGTGTACCACGCCCCCGGTCACGCCCCCCACCAGGTGATCTACTACGATCCCGACGCGGCGGTCGTCGCGACCGGCGACGCCGCAGGCATCTGGGTGCCCCAGCTCGAAACCGTGCGCCAGACCTCCCCGCCGGCGAACTTCGACCTCGAAGCCTGCCTCGACGACGGCGAGACGATCCGCGCGCTCGACTCTGATACGCTCCTATTCGGGCACTTCGGGCCGGCCGAGGCCAGCGACGAACTGCTCGACACCTACAAGCAGGTCCTCTCCGAGTGGGTCGGGGCGGTCGAGGAGAAACGCGGGGAACTCGACGACGAGGCGGTGATCGAGTATTTCGTCGAGAATACGGAGATGGCCGAGGTCTGGGGCGAGCGAAAGGCCCGTGCCGAGGAACGCCTGAACACGCGGGGCGTGCTGGGCTATCTGGACGCGTCGGCGGAGTCGGACCAGTAA
- the serS gene encoding serine--tRNA ligase encodes MLDRSILREDPERVRWALDVKGVDVDLDEVLAVDEEWRELKAEGDSLRHERNEVSSEIGELKQAGEEEKAQQAIERSSELKAELQDLEDRADELEGRLEEALLELPQIPHESVPVGEDEDDNVERYREGFSDLRDLPEEIVPHYDIGEELDLLDFERGAKVTGGGYQFVKGDGARLEHALIQFMLDVHREQSYTDVFPPIPVNSASMRGTGQLPKFAEDAYRVGARQEDTYDDDDLWLLPTAEVPVTNMYRDEILLDEDLPLKHQAFTPNFRREAGEHGTETRGYVRVHQFNKVELVNFVRPEESYDRLEGLLTEAEEVLKRLELPYRVLDMCTGDMGFTQAKKYDIEVWAPGDDMAEGPEEGGRWLEVSSVSNFEAFQARRAGIQFRPEHHEPAQYLHTLNGSGVAVPRVMVAILEYYQNEDGTITVPEALRPYMGGQAVIEGHEPVGESALGTGE; translated from the coding sequence ATGCTCGACCGTTCGATTCTCCGCGAGGATCCCGAGAGGGTGCGCTGGGCGCTCGATGTCAAGGGCGTCGACGTCGATCTCGACGAGGTGCTCGCGGTCGACGAGGAGTGGCGCGAACTGAAAGCCGAGGGCGACTCGCTTCGTCACGAGCGAAACGAGGTCAGCAGCGAGATCGGCGAGCTCAAACAGGCGGGCGAGGAAGAGAAAGCCCAGCAGGCCATCGAGCGATCGAGCGAGCTGAAAGCCGAACTGCAGGACCTCGAGGATCGGGCCGACGAGCTCGAAGGGCGCTTAGAGGAGGCCCTGCTCGAACTCCCGCAGATCCCCCACGAGTCGGTGCCCGTCGGCGAGGACGAGGACGACAACGTCGAGCGCTACCGCGAGGGCTTTTCCGATCTGCGGGACCTCCCAGAGGAGATCGTCCCCCACTACGACATCGGCGAGGAGCTCGACCTGCTCGACTTCGAGCGCGGCGCGAAGGTCACGGGCGGGGGCTATCAGTTCGTCAAAGGCGACGGCGCGCGCCTCGAACACGCGTTGATCCAGTTCATGCTCGACGTCCACCGCGAGCAGAGCTATACCGACGTGTTCCCACCGATTCCGGTCAACAGCGCCTCGATGCGCGGGACCGGCCAACTCCCGAAGTTCGCCGAGGACGCCTATCGGGTGGGAGCTCGCCAGGAGGACACATACGACGACGACGACCTCTGGTTGCTGCCCACCGCGGAGGTTCCAGTCACCAACATGTACCGCGACGAGATCCTGCTGGACGAGGACCTCCCGCTCAAGCATCAGGCCTTCACCCCGAACTTCCGTCGGGAGGCCGGCGAACACGGCACCGAAACGCGGGGCTACGTCCGCGTCCACCAGTTCAACAAGGTCGAGCTCGTCAACTTCGTCCGGCCCGAGGAGAGCTACGACCGCCTCGAAGGGCTCCTGACGGAGGCCGAGGAGGTGCTAAAGCGCCTCGAACTGCCCTATCGCGTGCTCGATATGTGTACCGGCGACATGGGCTTCACCCAGGCGAAGAAGTACGACATCGAGGTGTGGGCACCGGGCGACGACATGGCGGAGGGTCCCGAGGAGGGCGGGCGCTGGCTCGAAGTCTCCTCGGTGTCGAACTTCGAGGCGTTCCAGGCCCGGCGGGCGGGCATCCAGTTCCGGCCCGAACACCACGAGCCCGCCCAGTACCTCCATACGCTCAACGGCTCCGGGGTAGCTGTCCCGCGCGTGATGGTCGCCATTCTCGAGTACTACCAGAACGAGGACGGAACCATCACCGTGCCCGAAGCGCTTCGCCCCTACATGGGCGGCCAGGCGGTCATCGAGGGCCACGAGCCGGTCGGCGAGAGCGCACTGGGAACCGGCGAGTAG
- a CDS encoding MFS transporter yields MERRTRWTAAIFLFVALDAASLQIRGALLPQFEATFSVPPGLLGLVAPAGTAGFFLTVLVVGLAAGRIRVHRTLLLGVLGAGAFLLVMSGAPVYPLFLGALVCHGVSLGGFRALDRALLSHLYPERRGRIFTLHGLAWAIGAVSGPALAALVIWVADWRAVFVVLGLGFLPVGLSIRNLPLPERMANERPISVDGATDLFRDPAILGMTGALLLVGGIEGAIFTWLPYYAGTSLPAALAPLALSAYLLAYVPGRITYTVLAERVGYAPLSLALALPAIPAMYVALVATEGYAMLAAVFVLGLFMSGQFPLLSAVGVEAASEYSGPVNAISTSATYVGMAIVPTVMGVITETDGIASAMLVPVVLVVGASGLIGATWLATYRE; encoded by the coding sequence ATGGAGCGTCGCACCCGCTGGACGGCCGCGATCTTCCTCTTCGTCGCACTCGACGCCGCCAGCCTCCAGATCCGCGGCGCACTTCTCCCGCAGTTCGAGGCGACCTTTTCGGTCCCGCCGGGGCTCTTGGGCCTCGTTGCTCCCGCCGGCACGGCCGGCTTCTTTCTCACCGTGCTGGTCGTAGGGTTGGCCGCCGGCCGGATCCGGGTCCACAGAACGCTGCTGCTCGGTGTCCTCGGTGCCGGCGCGTTCCTGCTCGTGATGAGCGGTGCGCCCGTCTATCCGCTCTTTTTGGGCGCGCTCGTGTGCCACGGGGTCTCGCTGGGTGGGTTCCGTGCCCTCGACCGGGCGCTGTTGAGCCACCTCTATCCCGAGCGTCGGGGTCGGATATTCACGCTGCACGGGCTCGCGTGGGCGATCGGGGCGGTCTCGGGGCCCGCACTCGCAGCGCTCGTGATCTGGGTGGCCGACTGGCGGGCGGTGTTCGTCGTGCTGGGACTCGGCTTCCTGCCCGTTGGGCTTTCGATCCGGAACCTCCCGCTGCCCGAGCGTATGGCGAACGAGCGCCCGATCTCCGTAGACGGTGCGACAGACCTGTTCCGTGATCCGGCCATCCTCGGGATGACGGGCGCGCTGTTGCTGGTCGGCGGGATCGAAGGCGCGATCTTCACCTGGTTGCCGTACTACGCCGGCACGTCGTTGCCGGCGGCACTCGCGCCGCTTGCGCTTTCCGCCTACCTCCTCGCGTACGTCCCGGGACGGATCACCTACACCGTGCTGGCCGAACGCGTCGGCTACGCGCCCCTCTCGCTTGCGCTCGCCCTCCCGGCGATCCCCGCCATGTACGTCGCACTGGTCGCCACCGAGGGGTACGCGATGCTCGCGGCGGTGTTCGTCCTCGGCCTGTTCATGTCCGGGCAGTTTCCCTTGCTGTCGGCCGTCGGCGTCGAGGCCGCAAGCGAATACAGCGGGCCCGTAAACGCGATCTCGACGAGCGCGACCTACGTCGGGATGGCGATCGTCCCGACCGTGATGGGCGTGATCACCGAAACCGACGGGATCGCGAGCGCGATGCTCGTCCCGGTGGTGCTCGTCGTCGGGGCCAGTGGACTGATCGGGGCGACGTGGCTCGCCACCTATCGGGAGTAG
- a CDS encoding nuclear transport factor 2 family protein, whose product MHEAREYYRAIDSHAYDDLSELLDPAFVHYRPDRTIEGREGFVEFMREKRPMKDTSHEVRTVYEADEGVAVRGRLLDSEGEALFGFVDVFEFSTAGIAAIYTYSR is encoded by the coding sequence ATGCACGAGGCCCGCGAGTACTACCGCGCGATCGACTCGCACGCCTACGACGACCTCTCCGAACTGCTCGACCCGGCGTTCGTCCACTATCGGCCCGATCGAACCATCGAGGGCCGCGAGGGGTTCGTGGAGTTCATGCGCGAGAAGCGCCCGATGAAAGACACCTCGCATGAGGTTCGCACCGTCTACGAGGCGGACGAGGGTGTTGCGGTCCGCGGGCGACTCCTCGATAGCGAGGGCGAGGCGCTCTTTGGCTTCGTCGACGTCTTCGAGTTCTCGACGGCGGGGATCGCGGCGATCTACACCTACTCCCGATAG
- a CDS encoding DUF367 family protein encodes MQLHVRYEGDDDPAKCTARKLARFDLAELHRSDRATPYGIVLNPHAEQALSPADREKTDRLVALDCSWESAGEALFSMAGEHRALPYLVAANPVNFGRPFRLTTVEALAAGLVVLGERDHAESILSKFRWGHTFLELNEEPLGRYADCADSSEVVAVQGEYLDRGPD; translated from the coding sequence GTGCAGCTTCACGTCCGCTACGAGGGCGACGACGACCCCGCGAAATGCACGGCCCGGAAGCTCGCGCGGTTCGACCTCGCGGAGCTTCATCGCTCGGATCGGGCAACCCCCTATGGGATCGTGCTCAATCCACACGCCGAGCAGGCGCTCTCGCCCGCGGATCGCGAGAAAACCGATCGACTCGTCGCCCTCGATTGCTCGTGGGAAAGCGCCGGCGAGGCGCTGTTCTCGATGGCCGGCGAGCATCGCGCACTGCCCTATCTGGTCGCCGCCAACCCCGTGAACTTCGGCCGACCGTTCCGCCTCACCACCGTCGAGGCGCTCGCGGCCGGGCTGGTCGTCCTCGGCGAGCGCGACCACGCCGAGTCGATCCTCTCGAAGTTCCGCTGGGGCCACACCTTCCTCGAACTCAACGAGGAACCCCTCGGCCGGTACGCCGACTGTGCGGACTCCTCGGAGGTCGTCGCGGTCCAGGGCGAGTACCTCGATCGAGGACCCGATTGA
- a CDS encoding DUF3311 domain-containing protein, with the protein MASNLDRYAWGVVFLALIVLAVPWFLWGDSRVVAGLPVWLWWHIGWMGLASIAFWLFSRRAWGLWIEGTP; encoded by the coding sequence ATGGCGTCGAACCTCGATCGATACGCGTGGGGCGTGGTCTTTCTCGCGCTGATCGTCCTCGCGGTCCCGTGGTTTCTGTGGGGTGATTCGCGGGTCGTTGCGGGTCTGCCGGTCTGGCTCTGGTGGCACATCGGCTGGATGGGGCTGGCGTCGATCGCCTTCTGGCTGTTCTCCCGGCGCGCGTGGGGGCTCTGGATCGAGGGGACGCCGTGA
- a CDS encoding sodium:solute symporter family protein gives MSLGVQLGIVVGYLCFALAIGIGAYRLTERTAEDYYLASRTLGTVVLLFTTFATLLSAFTFFAGPNTAYREGPEWILVMGVMDGILFAVLWYLVGYKQWLVGREYGYLTLGEMLGDRFGSPRLRALVAGISLFWLFPYVMLQQMGAGSALSALTDGAVPYWAGAGLITVFMIVYVVLAGMRGVAWTDTLQGAFMLVTVWAALLWVLLSVGGPAAATGDLLGVAPEFATLGGEFYTPAFVITQAVSIAFGVAMFPQVNQRFFVARSRAVLKRTFALWPLLVLALFVPAFMLGAWARGLGIDAEAGTNVLPLVLAEYTPAWFAALVIAGAVAAMMSSSDSMLLSGSSYFTRDLYRPFVNPAASERREDSLGRAGVVAFATGAFLASLLRPGTLLEVGSTAFGGFAQLAFPVLVALYWPRTTRTGITAGIVASQAFYLASVFLPFVPAAYGGWGASLVGMALGLALTVGVSWVTTPAAGEERAIYFEFAD, from the coding sequence GTGAGCCTCGGTGTCCAACTCGGGATCGTCGTCGGCTATCTGTGTTTCGCGCTGGCGATCGGGATCGGCGCCTACCGGCTGACCGAGCGTACCGCCGAGGACTACTACCTCGCGAGTCGGACCCTCGGAACCGTCGTCCTGCTGTTTACCACCTTTGCGACCCTGCTGTCTGCGTTTACGTTCTTCGCCGGGCCGAACACCGCCTACCGGGAGGGCCCCGAATGGATCCTCGTCATGGGCGTCATGGACGGGATCCTCTTTGCCGTGTTGTGGTACCTCGTGGGGTACAAACAGTGGCTCGTCGGGCGCGAGTACGGCTACCTGACGCTGGGCGAGATGCTCGGGGACCGCTTCGGCTCTCCCCGCCTGCGGGCGCTCGTTGCAGGAATCAGCCTCTTTTGGCTCTTTCCCTACGTAATGTTACAGCAGATGGGGGCGGGGAGTGCCCTGTCGGCGCTCACCGACGGGGCGGTACCCTACTGGGCCGGCGCGGGATTGATCACCGTCTTCATGATCGTCTACGTCGTGCTAGCGGGGATGCGCGGGGTCGCGTGGACGGACACGCTCCAGGGAGCCTTCATGCTCGTCACCGTCTGGGCGGCCCTGTTGTGGGTGCTGTTGTCGGTCGGCGGGCCCGCCGCGGCGACGGGTGACCTCCTCGGTGTCGCTCCCGAGTTCGCGACACTCGGCGGCGAGTTCTACACCCCGGCGTTCGTCATCACGCAGGCCGTCTCGATCGCGTTCGGGGTGGCGATGTTCCCGCAGGTCAACCAGCGCTTTTTCGTTGCTCGGTCGCGGGCGGTGCTCAAACGCACCTTCGCGCTCTGGCCGCTCCTCGTGCTCGCGCTGTTCGTTCCGGCGTTCATGCTCGGAGCGTGGGCCCGCGGGCTCGGCATCGACGCCGAAGCCGGCACGAACGTCCTGCCCCTGGTGCTCGCGGAGTACACCCCCGCGTGGTTCGCCGCGCTCGTGATCGCGGGCGCGGTCGCGGCGATGATGTCCTCCTCGGATTCGATGTTGCTCTCGGGGTCGTCCTATTTCACACGGGACCTCTATCGCCCGTTCGTCAACCCGGCCGCGAGCGAGCGCCGCGAGGACTCCCTGGGACGCGCGGGGGTGGTCGCCTTCGCGACCGGGGCCTTTCTCGCGAGCCTGCTTCGACCCGGTACCCTTCTGGAGGTCGGCTCGACCGCCTTCGGCGGGTTCGCCCAGCTCGCTTTCCCCGTTCTGGTCGCCCTCTACTGGCCTCGAACGACCAGAACGGGGATCACCGCCGGGATCGTCGCCAGTCAGGCGTTCTACCTGGCGAGCGTCTTCCTCCCGTTCGTGCCGGCCGCCTACGGTGGGTGGGGAGCGTCGCTGGTCGGGATGGCGCTCGGACTCGCCCTGACGGTCGGCGTCTCGTGGGTCACGACGCCCGCGGCGGGCGAAGAGCGTGCGATCTACTTCGAGTTCGCGGACTGA
- a CDS encoding 50S ribosomal protein L40e, with the protein MASFDTAERRTLEKMICMKCNARNPPDADRCRKCGYGKLRPKAKERRSV; encoded by the coding sequence ATGGCTTCGTTCGACACCGCAGAGCGCCGGACGCTCGAGAAGATGATCTGCATGAAGTGCAACGCCCGCAACCCCCCGGACGCGGACCGCTGTCGCAAATGCGGCTACGGCAAGCTCCGACCCAAAGCGAAGGAACGCCGGTCCGTCTGA
- the phoU gene encoding phosphate signaling complex protein PhoU, with amino-acid sequence MARKEYQQKLNELRENVLYMGEIVQERLRMGLAALEDKDEALAEEVITRDAEINEMYLELERECTDLIALQQPVAGDLRFIAASFKIITDLERVADLATNLGEYTKQATRDLFPDVDVQGIGSDTLEMVEAAMAAYATENVADCYEIAERDDALDERCERASEVVVRDLIETELGDGTDENEIEEMLQDVSRLLLTIRDLERVGDHAVNIAARTLYMAENDDELLF; translated from the coding sequence ATGGCACGGAAGGAATACCAACAGAAGCTCAACGAGTTGCGCGAGAACGTCCTCTACATGGGCGAGATCGTCCAAGAGCGCCTCCGGATGGGGCTTGCAGCCCTCGAGGACAAGGACGAAGCGCTCGCAGAGGAGGTCATCACCCGCGACGCCGAGATCAACGAGATGTACCTCGAACTCGAACGCGAGTGCACCGACCTGATCGCGCTCCAACAGCCCGTCGCGGGCGACCTGCGCTTTATCGCAGCCTCCTTTAAGATCATCACCGATTTGGAGCGGGTCGCGGATCTCGCGACCAACCTCGGCGAGTACACCAAGCAGGCGACCCGGGACCTGTTTCCCGACGTCGACGTGCAGGGGATCGGCTCGGACACCCTGGAGATGGTCGAAGCGGCGATGGCCGCCTACGCCACCGAGAACGTCGCCGACTGCTACGAGATCGCGGAACGCGACGACGCATTGGACGAGCGCTGCGAGCGCGCGAGCGAGGTCGTCGTCCGGGATCTGATCGAGACGGAACTGGGCGACGGCACCGACGAAAACGAGATCGAGGAGATGCTCCAGGACGTCTCGCGGCTCCTGTTGACCATCCGCGACTTAGAGCGCGTCGGCGATCACGCGGTCAACATCGCCGCGCGCACCCTGTATATGGCCGAGAACGACGACGAACTCCTGTTCTAA
- the pstB gene encoding phosphate ABC transporter ATP-binding protein PstB produces MTTSDPDESDGTTASTSPDPGGFAEARTQPTTREDTSGARSVVESRDLAVYYGEEQALQPTSMEIPEHQVTAIIGPSGCGKSTFLRSINRMNDLIDVARVEGELLFRGKNVYDQDVDSVALRRRIGMVFQKPNPFPKSIRDNVAYGLKVQGEEVTDEKIERALKHAALWEEVKDKLDSSGLDLSGGQQQRLCIARAIAPDPEVILMDEPASALDPVATSKIEDLIEDLARDYTVVIVTHNMQQAARISDKTAVFLTGGELVEFGDTNKVFENPENQQVEDYITGKFG; encoded by the coding sequence ATGACGACATCGGACCCGGACGAAAGCGACGGAACGACCGCCTCGACGAGTCCGGATCCCGGCGGGTTCGCTGAGGCGCGCACACAACCGACCACCCGGGAAGACACCTCGGGCGCACGAAGCGTCGTCGAGAGCCGGGACCTAGCGGTGTACTACGGCGAGGAGCAGGCACTCCAGCCCACGTCGATGGAGATCCCGGAACACCAGGTCACGGCGATCATCGGACCCTCCGGCTGTGGGAAGTCCACCTTCCTGCGCTCGATCAACCGCATGAACGACCTCATCGACGTCGCCCGGGTCGAGGGCGAGCTCCTCTTTCGGGGCAAGAACGTCTACGACCAAGACGTCGATTCCGTCGCCCTGCGCCGCCGCATCGGCATGGTCTTCCAGAAACCGAACCCGTTCCCGAAATCCATTCGGGACAACGTCGCCTACGGGCTGAAAGTCCAGGGCGAAGAGGTCACCGACGAGAAGATCGAGCGCGCGCTCAAACACGCGGCCCTCTGGGAGGAAGTCAAAGACAAACTCGACTCCTCAGGGCTGGATCTCTCCGGGGGGCAGCAACAACGATTGTGTATCGCCCGGGCGATCGCGCCCGACCCGGAGGTGATCCTGATGGACGAGCCCGCGAGCGCGCTCGATCCCGTCGCCACCTCGAAGATCGAGGACCTGATCGAGGACCTCGCCCGCGATTATACGGTCGTGATCGTCACCCACAACATGCAGCAAGCCGCCCGCATCAGCGACAAAACCGCCGTGTTCCTCACCGGCGGGGAACTCGTCGAGTTCGGCGACACCAACAAGGTCTTCGAAAATCCGGAAAATCAGCAGGTTGAAGACTACATCACCGGTAAGTTCGGGTAA
- the pstA gene encoding phosphate ABC transporter permease PstA, with protein sequence MAAETQTEGTDFGEVSRWKDRIFESVTLAAALFGIVTLAVLLVYVTIDAVGWLDLQFLTSPPHPLPEEAGIFPALVGSIVLMVLIALITFPLGVGAAVYLEEYASDGRLTQFIQLNIANLAGVPSVVYGLLGLGLFVQLINFGYGTLLVAGFTVSLLILPIVIISAQEAIRSVPDSLREASYGMGATKRQTIRNVVLPRSLPGIMTGTILALGRAIGETAPLIMIGVPTTVFGVPNGLFAKFSAMPMQIYTWSSYPDTAFQYGVVSAGVVTLLVVLLSINSIAILIRNKYQTVRS encoded by the coding sequence ATGGCCGCCGAAACCCAAACCGAAGGGACCGATTTCGGCGAGGTCAGCCGCTGGAAGGACCGGATCTTCGAGTCCGTGACGCTGGCGGCGGCACTCTTTGGCATCGTCACCCTGGCGGTATTACTGGTCTACGTCACCATCGACGCCGTCGGGTGGCTCGATCTGCAGTTCCTCACGAGTCCACCCCACCCGCTCCCCGAAGAGGCGGGGATCTTCCCGGCGCTCGTCGGATCGATCGTCCTGATGGTACTGATCGCGCTGATCACGTTCCCGCTCGGCGTCGGTGCGGCGGTCTATCTCGAAGAGTACGCCTCCGACGGCCGCCTGACGCAGTTCATCCAGCTCAACATCGCGAACCTCGCGGGCGTTCCCTCGGTGGTCTACGGGCTGTTGGGACTGGGGCTGTTCGTCCAACTGATCAACTTCGGCTACGGTACCCTGCTCGTGGCCGGCTTTACGGTGTCGCTGTTGATCCTCCCGATCGTCATCATCTCCGCACAGGAGGCGATCCGGTCGGTGCCCGATTCGCTGCGAGAAGCCTCGTACGGCATGGGCGCGACCAAGCGCCAGACGATCCGTAACGTCGTCCTCCCCCGGTCGCTCCCGGGGATCATGACCGGAACGATCCTCGCACTCGGGCGGGCGATCGGCGAGACCGCCCCGCTGATCATGATCGGCGTGCCGACCACCGTGTTCGGCGTGCCGAACGGCCTGTTCGCGAAGTTCAGCGCGATGCCGATGCAGATCTACACCTGGTCGAGCTACCCCGATACGGCCTTCCAGTACGGTGTGGTCTCGGCGGGCGTCGTGACGCTGCTGGTGGTACTGCTTTCGATCAACTCGATCGCGATACTCATTCGCAACAAGTATCAGACGGTGCGTTCATAA